TTGGTATTTATTACCAGTCCCAGATCCGCTCCAGAACGCGGTTCTCGTCCAGAAGGTTGGAGGCggtgtatttatttaaatcgGGTACCAGCTgaacggtgttttttttctacacgcGGCAACCACCGTGCGAGAAATGGCAGAATGGGTTCTATTCATTTCCGAACGGTTCCGCGGCTGCGATGCAATATGATTTAAACTAAATATGCGTCGGGTGGGCTTTTTTTGTCCCAAAGTTACGTACTGTTACTGGTCGATGGTTCATGTCACCTAACCGTTCAAGTGGTATTGGGTGTTTTCATGGGTCGGGTAGTGCAACGTGAGGATTTTTTGTGCGACATTGTCGTAAATCCACACAGTGACTCAAGCAGAGCAGAGGGAATGGGGCGAGCAACACATGAACTGATGTTATTTATTCGGGAAAGCCATGGGATGATCAAACATGTTTTAGCTCTTGTACGAAGCTTGCGTTAATAATAGATCTATTGTACTGTTTATTTGCAGTTGGAAAAATTCAAAAGCAATCATCCTACAAATCATCGGTCCGTTGCCGAACACCGTACGAGCGGTGTAGTCTTCGGCCCGTACAGATGGACGATACGACCAACTCCTCAACCTTCTCCTCGATGGAGTTCGGTTGTAAcagtagtagcagcaacaacagtaccGGTATTGGGTGTGAAACCAGCCCCGAATCCAGCGACCTGCAGGACAGTATCGATACGGAAGACGGAAGTACGTCCGGTCCGCGATTACGCAGCCGCCGATCGATGAGTGTCTCCTCCAGCGGTTGTTCCAGCTCGATGGATGACCGGAACTTTGACTTCTCGCCGCTGGGAAGCATCATTAGCTGTCGGTAAGTTGTGTGCGCCGCGATGCTAATCGTCTGTGTGATTAAttcttgtgttttcttttcttcgttCCAAATTGTAGATGTAACTCGTACAGCATGTCGGACTTTGATGACGATGGGTTTCGCGAAGAAAGCAGCGTATCGTCGGCGTACGCCGTACTGTCCGGCTCCCGTTCGTATCAACCGCACCACCCActgcatcaccatcaccagaaCGTACCTCACCACCCGAACAATCACAAAGGACTATTCGATATAGCGCTGAAAACGGTGAAACTGATCCGGCGCAACCAGGAGCTACAGGTGCGGCTGGCCCAACTGCAGGAAGAGACAAACGCATTCATCGATTCGGTAATGGCCAACCCGGAGAACGAATCGCTACGTTCGCATTTTTACAGCACACAGCACAAGCGTCTACCGACAGTACCGGTGACGGTGCAAAAGTAAACCCGGACCTGGGAGCCGTTTTTCCGGACGGAATGATGAAAAGCGCTACAATTGAGTTGCTACTTTTGCTGTTGAACAACTTACAATTTCTTCGGTTAAAATAACTCCAAAATCCGTATGATTCGTGTCTTTTTGTTGGGCCACGGATATACGGCCTCAACCTCAATAAGTTCAATACGTTAGGCGTTCTAAAAATTAGGATAAACTAGTTTAGTTTCGTGTTTGTTTAATCAATCCCTCATAGACAAGGCTAGGCCTGGAGAGAAGGATGTTTCTTTTAACTTATTGCCCGAAAATCAGGCACTAAACGTGTGATGGCGCGACcctaaattttcattcaactgGATCGTTGTAGCGTGGTAGGATCATGCTAATGTTGTTTGCTAATCatattaaaactatttaatCGGAGGTGGTCTTGCGGGGTAAGCAATTGCGAATGAAATAGATTGTAGTACTGACACAAAGCGACAACACCGTGGACACTATTCCGATTTATCAATATAACAGTGCTAAGCCACTATTTCAATAAGCAATCAATTTATCGTGAGATGTAAGCGTACTGTATGAATGAGCTTTTGCTGAATTTGTACGCCAAAcccgtatatatatatatcggtacgatggacgaaaatagaAACAGTGAGGGCTTACAAGGCCGCCATTATGAATTTTCCGTTGTATCGGTATGTTTTCTTGTGTGTTAGTATTCGATGGAATCGATATGAAGTGATAAAATAAGTAAGCAGTCTTCTCAGTGAGTTAGAATGTAACAATCAAGAAATGGCTATCGATGTCCGAGAAAGTATACATTTTCTCCCCGTTTCACAGTGATTACAGTAGTTGCCAATGTTTTGTGGCCGATATTTAATTATTGTGATTATAATTTGTCCAAAGCGACCATCCCTATCTGTAGCAGTTGATAGAATTTGCGCACAGTTTTCCAGAGCTGCCACtctagtttttattttaacttttAACTAAGTTAACTGTTTCACCTTGTTCATAACTTGTTTCCTTAACTGGTCCAATCAAATCACTTTTaa
The Anopheles moucheti chromosome 2, idAnoMoucSN_F20_07, whole genome shotgun sequence genome window above contains:
- the LOC128310483 gene encoding uncharacterized protein LOC128310483, which translates into the protein MPLSVTKAPATGEDSSKDRLLEPPASPLETRSESPPMSPCPSPAQPPQTTIGSAVGITSAVANFSVINYVGKIQKQSSYKSSVRCRTPYERCSLRPVQMDDTTNSSTFSSMEFGCNSSSSNNSTGIGCETSPESSDLQDSIDTEDGSTSGPRLRSRRSMSVSSSGCSSSMDDRNFDFSPLGSIISCRCNSYSMSDFDDDGFREESSVSSAYAVLSGSRSYQPHHPLHHHHQNVPHHPNNHKGLFDIALKTVKLIRRNQELQVRLAQLQEETNAFIDSVMANPENESLRSHFYSTQHKRLPTVPVTVQK